In Anopheles gambiae chromosome 2, idAnoGambNW_F1_1, whole genome shotgun sequence, a single window of DNA contains:
- the LOC1276464 gene encoding transmembrane protein 43 homolog translates to MRFTDALKSCWVATLFGAVLLLAGSTILIWNEGRTIRILLSLDEALNDAVTVRADEPYEKQYEGRLIHLNGALSTGEPLTEPDYNIQVQAVKLKRRVQMYQWVEETVENRFGESVATVETEDRSYFYNREWRDELVDSRSFYIRTGHHNPTSFPIDSTVHLSEHVHVGPYELGAVAKERFKTFQEVTSDTRPEDPSVRMHSGLYYHCNDIWNPEIGDIRIQFAYAGLEGSYVTVVGKLENGKIIPYESTHFRKVLLLEPGEHNLHEIFRFEHQQQRMNTWGIRFIGWMLLFFATICSATIMQHLAREHRLVRLFLPDTHFTLSTNIMMSFSVALVIVSIAWIVHRPWLGGGLLFAAMSPFLYCARGIMGSYQRMD, encoded by the exons ATGAGATTCACAGATGCGCTCAAATCCTGCTGGGTAGCAACACTGTTCGGTGCCGTGCTGCTACTAGCCGGCTCCACCATCCTCATCTGGAACGAG GGTCGAACGATTCGGATTCTTTTATCGTTAGATGAGGCCCTGAACGATGCAGTCACAGTGCGAGCCGATGAGCCATACGAAAAACAATACGAAGGACGCTTGATTCATCTCAATGGTGCGCTGTCGACGGGTGAGCCGCTAACCGAACCGGACTACAACATCCAGGTGCAGGCGGTGAAGCTGAAAAGACGCGTCCAGATGTACCAGTGGGTCGAGGAAACAGT GGAAAACCGTTTCGGTGAATCCGTCGCAACGGTCGAGACGGAGGACAGATCGTACTTCTACAACAGAGAGTGGCGCGACGAACTGGTCGACTCTCGCAGCTTCTACATACGCACCGGGCATCATAATCCCACGTCCTTCCCGATCGACTCCACCGTCCATCTGTCCGAGCACGTGCACGTTGGCCCCTATGAGCTGGGTGCCGTAGCGAAGGAACGCTTCAAAACCTTCCAGGAGGTCACATCCGACACGCGACCGGAAGACCCATCGGTGAGGATGCACTCGGGGCTGTACTATCACTGTAACGACATTTGGAACCCGGAAATCGGCGACATACGGATACAGTTTGCGTACGCCGGGCTGGAAGGCTCGTACGTGACCGTGGTGGGGAAGCTGGAAAACGGTAAAATAATACCGTACGAATCGACGCACTTCCGcaaggtgctgctgctcgaacCGGGCGAGCACAATCTGCACGAAATCTTCCGCTtcgagcaccagcagcaacggaTGAACACGTGGGGCATACGGTTCATTGGCTGGATGTTGCTGTTTTTCGCCACCATTTGCAGTGCCACGATCATGCAGCATCTGGCCAGGGAGCACCGGCTCGTGCGGCTGTTCCTGCCCGACACTCACTTTACCCTGTCGACCAACATCATGATGTCGTTTTCGGTGGCGCTCGTGATTGTTTCGATTGCGTGGATCGTGCATCGGCCGTGGCTGGGCGGCGGGTTGCTGTTTGCGGCCATGTCACCGTTCCTGTACTGTGCACGCGGTATTATGGGCAGCTATCAGCGGATGGATTGA